The following DNA comes from Planktothrix serta PCC 8927.
TACGCTGCTCGTCAGTTACGCGAACGGTTTATCAAGACCATTGAGTCTTGTTATTATCTCAAATTCTTAGAAGGTGCCGCACTCAGACGTTGTTATCCTTCAATCTGGGAAGTTTGGTTAGAAATTGATGGGCAGTACCAGTTAATAGCCGAACAAGCGACAAAACCTGTCGGGGATGAACTGGATCTGATTTTGGCACAGGTGACTCAAGGAAGTGATGAGTCAGTGGGACAACCTGTCCAACGGCCCAAAAAAGGTGTTTTGTCTGGACTTCAGAGTTTTATTCGCGCCTTAAGCCAATAATTCCTGTTCCGACGAACATCCTCTAACTGTGTGCAAGTGAATCAAAATGCTGACTCGACGCATTGTTATTGGTGACGTACACGGGCATTATGACGGGCTAATAACCCTTTTAGAGCGTCTTGCTCCGGGTGCAAATGATCAAGTGTATTTTTTAGGAGATTTAATTGATCGTGGCCCTAAAAGCGCCCAGGTCGTTGAATTCGTCAAAAATAGCCCCTATCACTGTTTACGGGGCAACCATGAACAACTGATGTTAAATGCTTTGCCTGAAGATGGAAAAAATCCTCAAGCTTGGCAAGCCTGGTTATACAGTGGCGGTCTAACCACCATTACCAGTTATCAGGATATAGGGATTATTCCCAGGGATCATGTTCATTGGATGGCCTCTTTACCTTTATATCTGGATTTAGGAGATGTTTGGCTCGTTCATGCGGGTGTCCATCCC
Coding sequences within:
- a CDS encoding metallophosphoesterase family protein, with amino-acid sequence MLTRRIVIGDVHGHYDGLITLLERLAPGANDQVYFLGDLIDRGPKSAQVVEFVKNSPYHCLRGNHEQLMLNALPEDGKNPQAWQAWLYSGGLTTITSYQDIGIIPRDHVHWMASLPLYLDLGDVWLVHAGVHPKLSIKEQNEDEFCWIRREFHNIPKPYFANKLIIVGHTITFTFDGIEPGQLVQGQGWLGIDTGVYHARSGWLTGLDITNKKVYQVNVLHHNQIRILPLNRIVTHLKPPSLLARLSYVRP